Proteins found in one Fusarium oxysporum Fo47 chromosome V, complete sequence genomic segment:
- a CDS encoding glycoside hydrolase superfamily, producing the protein MGSIIWDDEHQYIGKQPWWKAASFYQVYPASFKDSNNDGWGDLPGLISKLDYLSDLGIDVVWVSPIFESPQKDMGYDVSDYQKIYEPYGSVEDVDILVKECHARGLKIILDLVVNHTSIEHEWFKESRSSKDNPKRDWYIWKPARYDENGVRHPPTNWRGYFACSTWTWDELTQEYYLHLYAPDQPDLNWDNDECREAIYENTMRFWLDRGVDGFRIDTVNKYSKRRDFVDAPITDPSSPHQPAPEMWCNGPRIHEFIHEMYEKVLGPYNAVSVGELSNTPNPSQVIPYVSAAAKELDMVFEFSMIRLGNGNGFGDKYIYQPFPLSKLKAFVYKWQSFIEGTDAWATAFCENHDNGRAVDRFGDASTPEWWLKSAKTLAIWQTTLTGTLFLYQGQEIGMTNMPRSWGIEEYKDIESSNFYAEAVASGDEKRVRDTMHGLQIMARDHSRIPFQWDASPNAGFAGASAKPWMRVHDDYRDINVAKQVKDPNSILSFYKAMLRLRKQYQDIFVFGSFKLLDPEDETLFSYVKESIVPVKGRRSEKRKAVVVLNMSREDRLGPDVPTVLGCSNEDVRLLAYTRETAGGLKGGRPMLSGWESRVYVNFELE; encoded by the coding sequence ATGGGCTCCATCATCTGGGACGATGAGCATCAATACATAGGCAAACAGCCCTGGTGGAAAGCCGCCTCCTTCTACCAAGTCTACCCAGCCAGTTTCAAAGACTCCAACAATGACGGCTGGGGCGATTTACCCGGtctcatctccaagctcGATTATCTAAGCGATCTTGGCATCGACGTCGTATGGGTGTCGCCCATTTTCGAGAGTCCCCAAAAGGACATGGGCTATGACGTCTCAGATTATCAGAAAATCTACGAACCCTACGGcagcgttgaagatgtcgataTTCTCGTCAAAGAATGTCATGCGCGAGGTCTCAAGATCATTCTCGATCTTGTAGTCAATCACACGTCGATAGAGCACGAGTGGTTCAAAGAATCAAGATCTTCAAAGGATAATCCAAAGAGGGATTGGTATATCTGGAAACCTGCGAGATATGATGAAAATGGTGTGAGACATCCTCCTACGAATTGGAGAGGATATTTCGCGTGCTCGACGTGGACTTGGGATGAACTTACCCAGGAATATTATCTGCATCTTTATGCGCCTGATCAACCTGATTTGAATTGGGATAATGATGAGTGTCGGGAGGCGATTTACGAGAACACGATGCGCTTTTGGCTTGATCGCGGTGTTGATGGGTTTCGCATTGATACCGTCAACAAATACTCCAAGAGGAGAGATTTTGTCGACGCGCCTATCACAGACCCTTCATCGCCTCATCAGCCTGCACCCGAAATGTGGTGCAACGGACCGCGCATTCATGAGTTCATTCACGAGATGTACGAGAAAGTACTTGGTCCTTACAACGCCGTATCAGTCGGCGAGCTATCCAACACGCCTAATCCTTCACAAGTCATTCCCTATGTATCAGCCGCTGCGAAAGAACTGGACATGGTGTTTGAGTTCTCCATGATCAGACTTGGCAATGGAAACGGCTTTGGTGACAAGTACATATACCAGCCATTCCCATTATCTAAGCTGAAGGCATTCGTGTACAAATGGCAGAGCTTCATTGAGGGTACAGATGCGTGGGCGACCGCGTTTTGCGAGAATCACGACAATGGTCGAGCTGTTGATCGTTTTGGTGACGCGTCAACGCCAGAGTGGTGGCTCAAGTCAGCGAAGACTTTGGCTATCTGGCAAACAACGCTCACCGGCACTCTTTTCCTATATCAAGGACAGGAAATTGGCATGACCAACATGCCGAGGTCATGGGGAATTGAAGAGTACAAGGATATCGAGAGCAGCAACTTTTACGCCGAAGCTGTCGCGTCAGGCGATGAGAAGCGCGTTAGAGACACGATGCATGGTCTGCAGATCATGGCGCGCGATCATTCGCGTATTCCTTTCCAATGGGATGCTTCACCCAATGCCGGATTTGCTGGCGCGTCGGCGAAGCCGTGGATGAGAGTCCACGATGACTATCGCGATATCAACGTCGCCAAGCAAGTCAAAGATCCCAACTCCATTCTCAGTTTCTACAAGGCCATGCTTCGCCTTCGAAAGCAGTATCAAGATATCTTCGTCTTCGGTTCcttcaagctccttgatcCAGAGGACGAGACATTATTTTCATATGTCAAAGAGAGCATTGTACCCGTCAAGGGACGACGGtctgagaagaggaaggctgTTGTCGTTTTGAACATGAGTCGCGAGGACAGACTTGGTCCGGATGTTCCTACTGTGTTGGGCTGCTCTAATGAGGACGTTCGCTTGCTGGCTTATACGAGGGAAACTGCAGGAGGATTGAAAGGGGGACGGCCGATGCTTTCGGGATGGGAGAGTCGGGTTTATGTTAACTTTGAGCTGGAATAG
- a CDS encoding kinase-like domain-containing protein, producing MLFSSRFTFALGALLSFIASASAASGEGSFPDFISNWALFRRWEDITASIPVFDVPGMEDLIVGDWVNSEKKLTWECYTLTKDSTVATSLTVLIDKATLTWTDTENQPQQETVVSKRSGIKSGDGNAIMYGARLQKALDHPNILPIHHIVYGKGGVKDYGFAIMPYVQEGSVADNLGSLSDVNGAFKQMLAAVAAVSAAGIIHRDLKPENFLKDGDIIKLMDFDQSRDIGTTVQMDVGTPSYTAPEIIIGRDYTTKADTFSLAMSFLVMSVPDLRNSDDRFQLWKDLIEPPNTSYERVTADKTEEILRERNYGVFNGNDGLLKVIAKAMCSESEGRYTPAEFETAFNGAT from the exons ATGCTTTTCTCAAGTCGCTTCACCTTTGCCCTTGGGGCTTTACTCTCTTTTATCGCCAGCGCCAGCGCCGCTTCTGGCGAAGGTAGTTTTCCTGATTTCATCTCAAATTGGGCCCTCTTCCGAAGATGGGAGGACATCACTGCTTCAATCCCCGTCTTTGACGTCCCCGGCATGGAAGACCTCATTGTCGGCGACTGGGTCAACTctgagaagaagttgacCTGGGAGTGCTACACGCTCACCAAGGACAGCACCGTCGCTACTAGCTTGACAGTCCTCATCGACAAAGCTACCTTGACTTGGACCGATACTGAGAACCAGCCGCAGCAAGAGACTGTTGTTAGTAAGCGCAGTGGTATCAAGTCTGGTGATGGCAACGCTATCATGTATGGCGCTCGTCTGCAGAAAGCCCTCGATCACCCTAATATTCTTCCCATTCATCACATCGTTTATGGCAAGGGTGGCGTGAAGGACTATGGTTTCGCTATTATGCCTTATGTCCAGGAGGGCTCCGTGGCTGATAACCTCGGCAGCCTTTCTGATGTGAACGGCGCTTTCAAACAGATGctcgctgctgttgctgctgtctCCGCCGCGGGCATCATCCATCGTGATCTCAAGCCCGAGAACTTTCTCAAGGATGGAGATATCATTAAGCTTATGGACTTTGACCAGTCGCGAGACATTGGCACTACTGTTCAGATGGACGTCGGCACTCCCTCATACACTGCCCCAG AAATCATCATTGGCAGAGACTACACCACCAAGGCTGACACCTTCTCTCTGGCCATGAGTTTCCTCGTCATGTCTGTTCCTGACCTGCGAAACTCTGATGACCGATTCCAGCTGTGGAAGGATCTCATTGAGCCTCCCAACACTAGTTACGAGCGTGTCACAGCGGACAAGACAGAGGAAATCCTCCGGGAGAGAAACTATGGTGTTTTTAACGGTAACGATGGTCTCCTCAAGGTCATTGCCAAGGCTATGTGCAGCGAGAGTGAAGGACGCTACACTCCTGCTGAGTTCGAGACTGCTTTTAACGGAGCTACATAA
- a CDS encoding heterokaryon incompatibility protein-domain-containing protein, producing the protein MCNGTSHTMVISGSLHIALRELRRNNTSRVIWADAICINQEDAKERGQQVALMGQIFSGAWQVVVWLGEESDRCMCGKTILETSLSSVSKAFSGICSVVNDWLAQAGQETLEASYSEISKDGQSTMHLANTDDGEDSRSAMMQLFRRRWFSRIWVLQEAVLARHALVQVGLYQISWEWVGLAAAIVVHKPELSPSGYGRDMIPTGAMNSYLMYRLSISQKCFTRLEFSFAQLLQVSRHFQSKEPKDKIYGLLGIETTDSVGKQIVPDYREVTTSEKVFEDIARLMLESASPLTLLSGAGTFGDFDSSGPSWVPSWHKRRPWTILPTKQSPAFQCASAARMELNPDDKAGELVLKGVIIDHISSTQEHRDYWGIFDQNDKSRENLLSQPRWSKEAWGKCALTLTCGGEGRAYPVDDEAVHLADLAALLLSRSAHWIVRDLIALRDVIEPEGDDMTQSEYLNTIVEGGNSRRYISAVEPVRDPYRLFKTASKDFGVGPVDMKIGDKLCVLFGAEVPFVLRPNGDGYEVIGECYVYDLMHGEVLEKLAANPGGQLEPEWIKLI; encoded by the coding sequence ATGTGTAACGGCACGAGTCACACTATGGTTATCTCTGGTAGTCTGCACATCGCGTTACGAGAGCTCCGTCGAAACAATACCAGCAGAGTGATATGGGCCGATGCCATCTGTATCAACCAGGAGGACGCCAAAGAGAGAGGCCAGCAGGTAGCGCTGATGGGACAGATATTCAGTGGCGCCTGGCAGGTGGTTGTATGGCTTGGTGAGGAGAGTGACCGCTGTATGTGTGGAAAGACGATCCTTGAGACATCTCTTTCTTCGGTCTCAAAAGCCTTTTCAGGAATATGCTCAGTCGTCAACGATTGGCTCGCTCAGGCCGGTCAAGAGACCCTCGAAGCAAGTTACTCGGAGATTTCAAAAGATGGCCAATCTACCATGCATCTCGCCAACACCGACGATGGTGAAGACAGCCGCTCTGCCATGATGCAGCTTTTCAGACGGCGTTGGTTCTCTCGTATTTGGGTCTTGCAAGAAGCTGTCCTAGCCAGGCATGCACTTGTTCAAGTCGGCTTGTACCAGATCTCGTGGGAGTGGGTTGGGCTCGCAGCAGCTATAGTGGTTCATAAGCCGGAGTTGTCACCCAGTGGCTATGGGCGAGACATGATCCCTACCGGAGCGATGAACAGTTACCTCATGTATCGACTATCGATTTCACAGAAATGTTTCACGCGACTAGAATTCTCGTTCGCACAATTACTCCAAGTTTCTCGACATTTCCAGAGCAAAGAGCCTAAGGACAAGATCTATGGGCTTTTGGGTATCGAAACAACAGACTCTGTTGGCAAACAGATCGTCCCAGACTACCGGGAGGTAACTACTTCAGAGAAGGTCTTCGAGGATATTGCAAGACTCATGCTTGAGTCGGCGTCCCCATTGACGCTTCTTTCGGGAGCTGGGACATTTGGAGACTTTGATAGCTCAGGGCCATCGTGGGTGCCAAGCTGGCATAAGCGCCGGCCATGGACAATATTACCGACCAAGCAAAGTCCAGCCTTCCAATGCGCATCTGCTGCTCGAATGGAACTGAATCCCGACGATAAGGCAGGGGAGCTGGTCCTCAAAGGCGTGATCATCGATCACATCTCCTCTACGCAAGAACATCGTGATTATTGGGGCATCTTTGATCAAAACGACAAAAGTCGCGAGAATCTTCTGAGTCAACCAAGATGGAGCAAAGAAGCGTGGGGAAAATGTGCCCTGACTTTAACATGTGGCGGCGAGGGGAGGGCATATCCCGTTGATGACGAGGCTGTGCATCTTGCTGATCTGGCTGCTCTGTTACTTTCAAGAAGTGCCCACTGGATCGTCAGAGATCTTATCGCACTGCGAGATGTTATCGAGCCAGAAGGCGATGATATGACACAATCCGAGTATCTCAATACGATCGTTGAAGGCGGGAACTCTCGTCGATATATCAGCGCCGTGGAACCTGTTCGCGATCCTTATAGGTTGTTTAAGACGGCGTCGAAAGACTTTGGGGTTGGGCCCGTTGATATGAAGATTGGCGATAAGCTTTGTGTATTGTTTGGTGCGGAAGTTCCGTTTGTGTTGAGGCCGAACGGGGATGGATACGAGGTGATTGGGGAGTGCTATGTCTATGATTTGATGCATGGCGAGGTTCTCGAGAAACTAGCTGCTAATCCTGGTGGGCAGTTAGAGCCCGAATGGATCAAACTCATCTAG
- a CDS encoding general substrate transporter → MASYPEKSIDAQHDETISPEALASEAKVAAEAEHHMTLWEAIKTYPKAIGWSVLLSTTLIMEGYDLALLGNLYASPVFNEKFGSWNAEKEKYAVSPAWQSGLSNGARAGEIIGLIIAGWTSDRYGYKMTTIGSLVLMIAFVFVLFFAPNVKILVLGEVLCGIPWGAFQSVTPAYASEVAPVVLRPYLTTFINMCWVIGQFFAAAVNKGSVGRGDEWAYRIPFGVQWVWPVPILAGVIFAPESPWWYVRKGNRAAAKKSLLRLTSPQQPNFNADETIAMIEHTNEMEKNLKEGTTYRDCFKGVDLRRTEIVVGIWLVQTLGGQNLMGYFSYFLTQAGMDASNSFSLSMGQYALGMVGTMGSWFLMSRVGRRTIHFSGLCSQLLILIIVGSLSFSKDNSSVWAIGGMLILFTFVYDFTVGPVTYSLISELSSTRLKAKTIVMARAAYNASNIFVNVMTNYQLSSSAWNWGARTAYFWAGTCLLSAIWVFFRLPEPKDRTYAELDVLFEKKVPARKFAKTQIDPYSHSVTSDKKLNEKELQ, encoded by the exons ATGGCTTCTTATCCTGAGAAGAGTATCGACGCTCAGCATGACGAGACTATTAGCCCCGAAGCTCTTGCTTCCGAGGCCAAGGTCGCTGCGGAGGCTGAGCATCATATGACGCTCTGGGAAGCTATCAAGACTTATCCCAAGGCCATTGGTTGGTCTGTCCTTTTGTCGACGACTCTCATCATGGAAGGCTATGACCTTGCTTTACTTGGCAATTTGTATGCTTCTCCTGTGTTCAATGAGAAGTTTGGCTCGTGGAAtgccgagaaggagaaaTATGCTGTTTCTCCTGCGTGGCAATCTGGTTTGTCCAACGGTGCTCGCGCCGGCGAGATCAttggtctcatcatcgccgGTTGGACATCTGACAGATATGGCTACAAGATGACCACCATTGGCTCTCTCGTTCTCATGATCGcctttgtctttgttctcttctTCGCTCCCAACGTCAAGATTCTCGTGCTGGGAGAAGTCCTCTGCG GTATTCCATGGGGCGCATTCCAAAGCGTTACTCCTGCATATGCATCCGAAGTAGCACCGGTTGTTCTGCGACCTTACCTCACGACCTTCATCAACATGTGCTGGGTGATTGGTCAATTCTTTGCAGCTGCTGTGAACAAAGGTTCTGTTGGTCGCGGTGACGAGTGGGCTTATCGCATTCCTTTTGGTGTGCAGTGGGTTTGGCCTGTGCCTATCCTGGCAGGTGTTATTTTTGCTCCGGA ATCACCTTGGTGGTATGTTAGGAAGGGTAACCGAGCTGCAGCCAAGAAGTCGCTTCTAAGACTCACTTCACCCCAACAACCCAACTTTAACGCCGACGAGACGATTGCCATGATTGAGCATACGaatgagatggagaagaactTGAAGGAGGGAACTACTTATAGGGACTGCTTCAAGGGTGTTGATCTTCGCCGAACTgagattgttgttggtatCTGGCTTGTGCAGACTCTTGGTGGACAGAATCTTATGGGTTACTTCTCATATTTCCTCACACAAGCTGGTATGGATGCAAGCAACTCCTTCTCTCTGTCCATGGGCCAATATGCTCTTGGAATGGTTGGCACCATGGGCTCTTGGTTCTTGATGTCCAGGGTTGGCCGACGCACGATTCACTTCTCAGGTCTATGCTCTcaactcctcatcctcatcattgtcggctccctctccttctctaAAGACAACTCTTCCGTCTGGGCTATTGGCGGCATGCTCATTCTCTTCACATTTGTCTACGATTTCACCGTTGGACCCGTCACATACTCTCTCATCTCCGAGCTCTCATCGACCCGactcaaggccaagaccatCGTCATGGCTCGTGCCGCCTACAATGCTAGCAACATCTTTGTCAACGTCATGACAAACTATCAGCTATCCTCGTCGGCGTGGAACTGGGGAGCTCGCACCGCCTATTTCTGGGCTGGAACATGTCTCCTCTCTGCTATCTGGGTTTTCTTCAGACTTCCTGAGCCTAAGGATCGTACTTATGCTGAGTTGGATGttctctttgagaagaaggttcCTGCAAGGAAGTTTGCCAAGACGCAGATCGATCCTTATTCGCACTCGGTTACGTCTGACAAGAAGTTGAACGAGAAAGAGTTGCAGTAG
- a CDS encoding Asparaginase/glutaminase: MQGVVVTHGTDTLEESSFFLDLTVKSEKPVVMVGSMRPATALSADGPLNLLSAVRLASSKSAMGRGAMIVLNDKIASARYTIKTNANSLDTFKAEDQGYLGSFENVEPIFWYPATRPLGHHYFNISTSSTKTALPQVDVLYGHQETDPKLFQEAIENGAEGIVLAGLGAGGWPDKAVEEIKKVLNETEIPVVVSRRTAWGYVDERPFGIGAGYLNPSKARIQLQLALEKKLSIEEIKDIFEYAS, encoded by the coding sequence ATGCAGGGTGTTGTTGTTACCCATGGCACTGATACCCTAGAGGAGTCGTCTTTCTTCCTTGATCTCACTGTTAAGAGTGAGAAGCCTGTTGTTATGGTTGGCTCTATGCGCCCTGCTACGGCTCTCTCTGCTGATGGccctctcaacctcctcTCTGCCGTCAGACTCGCTAGCAGCAAGAGCGCTATGGGCCGAGGAGCCATGATCGTTCTCAACGACAAGATTGCTTCTGCGCGATACACCATCAAAACCAACGCCAACTCTCTCGACACtttcaaggctgaggatcAAGGCTATCTCGGCTCTTTTGAAAACGTCGAGCCCATCTTCTGGTATCCCGCCACTCGACCCCTCGGCCACCACtacttcaacatcagcaccagctcCACCAAGACTGCTCTTCCTCAAGTTGACGTCCTGTATGGTCATCAAGAGACCGACCCCAAGCTTTTCCAAGAAGCTATTGAGAATGGTGCTGAGGGTATTGTTCTTGCTGGTCTTGGCGCTGGAGGTTGGCCTGATAAAGCTGTtgaggagatcaagaaggttCTCAACGAGACTGAGATTCCTGTCGTTGTTAGCCGACGCACTGCCTGGGGATATGTTGACGAGCGACCTTTTGGTATTGGAGCTGGATATCTGAATCCTTCCAAAGCACGCATTCAGCTCCAGCTTGCGTTAGAGAAGAAGCTTTCTATtgaggagatcaaggacaTTTTTGAGTATGCTTCTTAG
- a CDS encoding thioredoxin-like domain-containing protein yields MRSSALLSLVALAAQTQAVKLRKTEFNVLVSSRPALILFTADGCKECDRVQGVLDRVSPVLTKTAIASVNCNEEPTVCDDSKVFTVPTLKFTTGNNELVTYNEALDASSVVKYIERQSGSPVVDLTEMNHLDFARSARVAVVAFLGADNQHERKVFDAVAERWRAHYSFGNVHGLEKDNKGPSIAVYTQEEEDPVYYRGPFTVADVESFLQNATQPLIREYDPIVHEEAIKDEKPLAQIFFNKRDDRAEIVKSLAPLAKKYKDQLSFMTVLAPDYPKRCEQMHLSKDIKRGFAIANQQGRAYPMSEKVFNANRVAKHVAAYLAGSLTPSIKSEPLPEVSTTQPFLTKLVGSNFDDLVYDKSKDVLVEFNVPWCQYCTDLQVVMNELGSKYAKLGLSDKAALATINVDANDVPIEIDSYPSIRLYRAGTNEVVSFKGNFTQMLTVEQLDTFIAQSGSHRVSIMDQVEGGARDEL; encoded by the exons ATGCGTTCATCAGCTCTACTGTCACTCGttgctcttgctgctcaaACACAAGCCGTCAAACTCCGTAAAACAGAGTTCAACGTGTTGGTATCTTCGAGACCAGCACTGATTCTGTTTACAGCAGACGGCTGTAAGGAATGCGATAGGGTACAAGGAGTCCTGGATAGGGTGTCTCCAGTACTCACGAAGACCGCCATTGCCTCAGTCAACTGCAACGAGGAGCCGACAGTGTGCGATGACTCCAAGGTTTTCACTGTACCCACGTTGAAGTTTACAACCGGCAACAATGAGTTGGTCACTTACAATGAAGCTTTAGACGCGTCATC GGTTGTGAAATACATCGAGCGGCAATCGGGTTCTCCCGTTGTAGATCTTACCGAAATGAACCATCTCGATTTCGCGCGGTCAGCTCGTGTGGCGGTCGTTGCCTTTCTTGGCGCAGACAATCAGCATGAGCGCAAAGTTTTTGACGCTGTTGCCGAAAGGTGGCGAGCGCATTACAGTTTTGGCAATGTTCATGGCCTTGAGAAAGACAACAAGGGCCCTTCCATTGCTGTTTATAcgcaagaggaagaggatccAGTTTACTATCGTGGGCCTTTCACTGTCGCGGATGTCGAATCCTTCTTGCAGAATGCAACACAGCCGCTGATTCGCGAATATGATCCCATCGTTCATGAAGAAGCAATCAAG gatgagaagccaCTGGCCCAAATATTCTTCAACAAACGCGATGATCGGGCTGAAATTGTCAAATCTCTAGCTCCTCTTGCGAAGAAATACAAAGATCAGCTTTCCTTCATGACAGTTCTGGCGCCAGATTACCCCAAGAGATGTGAGCAGATGCATCTTAGCAAGGACATCAAGCGTGGGTTCGCCATCGCAAATCAACAAGGGAGAGCATATCCTATGTCTGAAAAGGTGTTCAACGCCAACAGGGTCGCTAAACACGTGGCTGCTTACCTGGCCGGTTCATTGACGCCGAGTATCAAATCTGAGCCATTGCCTGAAGTGTCTACTACTCAGCCTTTCCTGACAAAGTTGGTGGGTAGTAATTTTGACGACTTGGTTTACGACAAGTCTAAAGATGTCTTGGTTGAGTTCAACGTACCATGGTGTCAATACTGTACCGA TTTGCAAGTTGTGATGAACGAGCTTGGTTCCAAATACGCAAAGCTTGGACTTTCTGACAAAGCTGCTCTGGCTACGATTAACGTCGATGCGAATGATGTACCAATTGAGATTGACTCATATCCTTCCATCAGATTGTATCGCGCTGGCACAAATGAGGTTGTGTCTTTCAAAGGCAACTTCACCCAGATGTTGACGGTTGAACAACTCGATACTTTCATTGCTCAAAGCGGAAGTCATAGGGTCAGTATCATGGATCAGGTCGAAGGAGGAGCTCGTGATGAGCTATAG